In the genome of Paenibacillus sp. FSL R5-0766, one region contains:
- a CDS encoding Rpn family recombination-promoting nuclease/putative transposase, translating into MTELLDPRVDFVFKRIFGSEQNKDVLLAFLNSTFIETGESPLTEITVVNTYTDKDSPEDKQSILDIKAKTIEGKLINIEMQLFNPYNMEKRTLFYWSEMYFHQIKKGENYSLLKKCVTINILNYSCLDNERYHNVFHLREDHTGIGLTDDIEIHVMELTKLDEYSVPMEKGGLVNWLLFLKGIDTSNWEVLAMNEPMLKKAMDTLEFLSQDASTRMAYDARMKALSDEKSMIEGARAEGAAKGKLEGKREMARELLTLGVDLSAIVKASGLSEDEIKKLLPKQ; encoded by the coding sequence GTGACGGAATTACTCGATCCACGAGTAGATTTTGTGTTCAAACGCATTTTTGGAAGTGAGCAAAACAAAGATGTTTTGTTAGCTTTTCTGAACAGCACGTTTATAGAGACCGGCGAATCTCCTCTTACGGAGATCACTGTGGTTAACACGTATACAGATAAGGATAGTCCAGAGGATAAACAATCCATTCTGGATATTAAAGCAAAGACGATAGAAGGCAAACTAATTAACATTGAAATGCAGCTGTTTAACCCGTATAACATGGAGAAAAGGACGTTGTTTTATTGGAGTGAGATGTACTTTCATCAGATAAAAAAGGGTGAAAACTATAGTCTACTCAAAAAATGCGTGACTATTAATATACTCAACTACTCCTGTCTGGATAATGAGCGATATCACAATGTTTTTCATTTACGAGAAGATCATACAGGTATTGGTTTGACGGATGATATCGAAATACATGTGATGGAACTAACCAAATTGGATGAGTATTCTGTTCCGATGGAAAAAGGCGGACTCGTGAATTGGTTATTATTCCTGAAAGGAATAGATACATCAAACTGGGAGGTGCTGGCCATGAATGAACCGATGTTGAAAAAGGCGATGGATACGCTGGAATTTCTGAGTCAGGATGCGTCCACCAGAATGGCCTACGATGCTCGGATGAAAGCATTGAGTGACGAAAAATCAATGATTGAAGGCGCACGAGCTGAAGGTGCAGCCAAGGGTAAGTTGGAAGGCAAGAGAGAAATGGCCCGTGAATTACTTACACTTGGTGTAGATCTCTCTGCTATAGTTAAAGCATCAGGACTCTCCGAAGATGAAATTAAGAAGTTATTGCCTAAACAGTAA
- a CDS encoding AraC family transcriptional regulator — translation MIQQSLFYIETHLHEQIGLEEVASEALLSPYHYHRIFRNEVGMTVVDYIRNRRMSLASTTLRSTDAGILDIALACGFESQEAFTRAFRKLYGMPPGRFRKLFDLKLFEGRTRGGELQMNQTSTITGWMLTGSHPQNYEMGIDPAEVHQGKASGYLKAVTLMEPNEFATMMQQFRADKYVGKRMRLSGFVKTEHVDAFCGLWMRVDNNVHDVLQFDNMHDRPITGTQPWNQYSIVLDVPEGSAVISFGVILNGKGKVWVDSFRFEEVDLNTPLTHMETEYEISDEPLNLSFEE, via the coding sequence ATGATTCAGCAAAGTTTGTTTTATATTGAGACTCATCTGCATGAGCAGATTGGGCTGGAAGAAGTGGCATCCGAGGCATTGTTGTCGCCATATCACTACCATCGAATTTTCCGTAATGAGGTGGGCATGACCGTCGTGGATTATATCCGCAACCGCCGGATGAGTCTGGCGTCCACGACCCTCCGATCGACGGATGCGGGCATTTTGGACATCGCTCTGGCATGTGGTTTTGAGAGTCAGGAAGCCTTCACCCGAGCATTCCGCAAATTATATGGCATGCCACCAGGACGTTTTCGCAAATTGTTCGATCTGAAATTATTCGAAGGAAGAACCAGAGGAGGAGAATTACAGATGAATCAGACGTCAACAATTACAGGTTGGATGTTAACCGGGAGTCACCCGCAGAATTATGAGATGGGCATTGATCCGGCCGAAGTGCATCAGGGAAAAGCATCAGGATATTTGAAGGCCGTTACGCTGATGGAGCCTAACGAGTTTGCAACAATGATGCAACAGTTCAGAGCGGACAAGTATGTGGGTAAGCGGATGAGGTTATCGGGATTCGTGAAGACCGAGCATGTGGATGCGTTCTGCGGATTATGGATGCGTGTGGATAATAACGTGCATGATGTGCTCCAATTTGATAACATGCATGATCGGCCAATTACGGGTACGCAGCCATGGAATCAGTATAGTATTGTGCTTGATGTGCCGGAGGGCAGTGCGGTCATTTCATTCGGGGTTATTTTGAACGGTAAAGGAAAAGTGTGGGTCGACAGCTTCCGCTTCGAGGAGGTTGATCTGAACACCCCGCTGACACATATGGAGACAGAGTACGAGATCTCGGACGAGCCGCTGAACCTGTCCTTTGAGGAGTAA
- a CDS encoding MATE family efflux transporter, whose product MTAISSTKESLRSDAKDLNLIRLTWPIFLELFLFMLMGSVDTLMLSSVSDNAVSGVGAANQIISIAILVLEVIGHGAAIVVAQYIGSKKLSEAAQVTGNAITLNLIVGLVLSGIFLLFGGQLLTLLNIQGEIYDFARSYINIVGGGIFLQALINALAATIRTHGYTKETMYVAVFMNVIHVVGNYALIFGHFGLPKLGVEGAAISTVGSRFICLLIFFWLLYRVSEVRVDFEYYIKLSKEFIGKILRIGIPSAMESMVYHSCQLVFTLYVTYLGAEAMATKQYAGNISSYIYLFSMAIGMGTSIIVGRLVGARRKDDAYKRVFDSVKWALLATVIIDVIIIFFRVPLMSIFTDNPEIIKLGAQVILLSLLLETGRTCNIVIIGSLRAAGDAKFPVYMGLISMVCMSLPLGYLLIFKLHLGLAGVWLAIAADEWTRAVIMYFRWKSRAWEQHELVEHDDEEVGAQPVPAV is encoded by the coding sequence ATGACAGCAATATCTTCAACCAAAGAGTCCCTTCGTTCTGATGCCAAGGATCTGAATCTGATTCGACTGACATGGCCTATTTTCCTGGAACTCTTCTTATTTATGTTGATGGGGAGCGTGGATACGCTCATGCTCAGCTCGGTATCCGATAATGCGGTCTCCGGCGTTGGAGCAGCCAATCAGATTATTTCTATCGCTATCCTTGTATTGGAAGTCATTGGACATGGTGCTGCGATTGTAGTCGCACAATATATCGGATCGAAAAAGTTAAGTGAAGCAGCGCAGGTTACAGGTAATGCGATCACACTGAATCTTATCGTAGGTCTGGTCCTGAGCGGAATCTTCCTTCTGTTCGGAGGACAATTGCTAACACTTCTGAATATTCAAGGCGAAATTTACGATTTTGCCCGTTCGTATATAAATATCGTTGGTGGCGGGATCTTCCTCCAGGCACTCATTAATGCGCTGGCAGCGACGATCCGTACACATGGTTACACCAAAGAAACGATGTATGTTGCTGTATTCATGAACGTGATTCACGTTGTTGGTAACTATGCATTGATCTTTGGACACTTCGGCCTGCCGAAGCTTGGGGTGGAAGGGGCAGCGATCTCCACGGTGGGAAGCCGTTTTATCTGCCTTCTGATCTTCTTCTGGTTGTTGTATCGTGTGAGCGAGGTACGGGTGGATTTTGAATACTACATTAAGTTGTCCAAGGAATTTATTGGCAAAATTCTGCGGATTGGTATTCCGTCTGCGATGGAATCCATGGTATATCATTCCTGCCAGCTCGTGTTCACACTGTATGTGACCTATCTGGGCGCAGAAGCTATGGCAACCAAGCAGTATGCGGGTAATATCTCCAGCTATATCTACTTATTCAGCATGGCGATTGGTATGGGGACATCGATCATTGTAGGTCGGCTTGTGGGTGCGCGGCGCAAAGACGATGCGTACAAACGTGTTTTTGACAGTGTAAAATGGGCCCTTCTGGCCACAGTTATCATTGATGTAATCATCATTTTTTTCCGTGTGCCGCTGATGAGCATATTTACGGATAATCCGGAAATTATCAAGCTGGGGGCTCAAGTGATTCTACTCAGTCTTTTGCTCGAAACCGGGCGTACCTGCAATATTGTGATCATTGGTTCCCTGCGTGCGGCAGGGGATGCAAAGTTCCCGGTATACATGGGTCTGATCTCCATGGTCTGCATGAGTCTGCCACTGGGATACCTGCTCATATTCAAGCTTCATCTGGGGCTCGCTGGTGTGTGGCTTGCCATTGCGGCGGATGAGTGGACCCGCGCGGTTATTATGTACTTCCGCTGGAAGAGTAGAGCTTGGGAGCAACATGAACTGGTGGAGCATGATGACGAAGAGGTTGGTGCACAGCCGGTACCGGCTGTCTGA
- a CDS encoding carbohydrate ABC transporter permease — MPTYPGTSRGSAWLRRFGYILLYFLLSLVALLQILPLVWLLLFSLKNNQEVFDMAPFSLPATPRWENYVKVWTEGNISLYFFNSVWITVVSVVVTVLFASLVTFAITRMRWKGRSLVLGLFMVGLMIPVHSTLIPLFSLFLKLHLTDHPLSVILSYIAFNMPITIMILLGFYYALPREVEEAAVMDGCSVHRIFFRIVLPMTSSVISTTAIINMIYNWNEFIFVNTFISTDSYKTLTVGVQNFIGQYTTDWGAIGATLMISIMPILIAFLILSNRIVEGIAAGSVKG, encoded by the coding sequence TTGCCAACTTACCCGGGGACAAGCCGAGGTTCGGCATGGTTAAGGAGATTTGGCTATATTCTGCTGTATTTCCTCTTGTCCCTGGTAGCTTTGCTGCAAATTTTACCTTTGGTATGGCTGCTGTTATTCTCGCTTAAAAATAATCAGGAAGTATTCGACATGGCGCCTTTTTCCCTTCCTGCGACTCCGCGTTGGGAAAACTATGTCAAGGTATGGACAGAGGGAAATATCAGCTTGTACTTCTTCAACAGTGTATGGATTACGGTGGTCTCGGTGGTGGTCACCGTGCTATTTGCTAGTCTGGTGACCTTTGCCATTACACGTATGCGCTGGAAGGGTCGTTCGCTGGTACTGGGACTATTCATGGTGGGTCTGATGATCCCTGTACACTCCACGTTGATCCCGCTGTTCAGCTTGTTCCTGAAGCTTCATCTCACAGATCATCCTTTGTCAGTCATCCTGTCTTATATTGCCTTTAATATGCCAATTACCATTATGATTCTACTTGGATTCTACTACGCGCTTCCCCGGGAAGTGGAAGAAGCCGCAGTGATGGATGGCTGCTCCGTGCATCGGATTTTCTTTCGTATTGTGCTGCCGATGACGTCTTCGGTCATTTCCACAACGGCGATCATCAACATGATTTATAACTGGAATGAATTCATTTTTGTTAATACGTTCATCAGTACAGATTCGTACAAAACCCTGACCGTTGGGGTACAGAACTTTATCGGTCAATATACAACGGATTGGGGAGCCATTGGTGCGACGCTGATGATTAGCATTATGCCAATCCTGATTGCTTTTCTCATCTTGAGTAATCGAATTGTGGAGGGCATTGCTGCGGGTTCTGTTAAAGGTTAA
- a CDS encoding sugar ABC transporter permease, with the protein MDKVMSNRLVAALYVLPALLLLLVLVYIPIVLTGYYGLMQWDGIGAMTFIGLDNYARLLQDGTFWQSANHTFLLALFSALSLIGYLMIALVLSGKIKGANLFRKIYLIPMLLSSVAIAQLWLKIYHPSNGVLNTFLEAIGFSNPPAWLAEPSLVLYALFVPILWQYAGFYILIYYAALKNIPESLVEAARIDGASPWQIAFRIKLPLITEVIKVTVVLAVVGSLKYFDLIYVMTDGGPNGSSEVMASYMYRQAFRSFDFGYGSAVGFFLLLICLLVTWLLRKATASKDTIQYS; encoded by the coding sequence ATGGACAAAGTCATGTCCAACCGTCTCGTTGCTGCGTTGTACGTGCTTCCTGCACTGCTTCTGCTGCTGGTCTTGGTCTACATCCCGATCGTGCTCACCGGGTATTATGGGTTGATGCAATGGGACGGGATCGGTGCAATGACCTTTATTGGATTGGATAATTACGCCAGACTTCTTCAAGACGGAACATTCTGGCAGAGTGCGAATCATACCTTTTTGCTTGCTTTGTTCTCTGCGCTGAGTCTGATCGGTTATCTGATGATCGCTTTGGTGCTGTCAGGCAAGATCAAGGGGGCCAATCTGTTCCGTAAAATATATTTGATCCCGATGCTGCTGTCTTCGGTCGCGATCGCCCAGTTATGGCTGAAGATCTATCATCCCAGCAATGGTGTGCTAAACACCTTTCTGGAAGCGATCGGCTTCAGTAATCCGCCAGCCTGGCTGGCGGAGCCATCCCTGGTGTTGTATGCACTGTTCGTGCCGATTCTATGGCAGTATGCAGGCTTCTATATTTTGATCTATTATGCGGCCCTCAAAAATATTCCGGAATCTCTGGTGGAAGCAGCCCGGATTGATGGAGCAAGCCCTTGGCAGATCGCTTTTCGAATCAAGCTGCCCCTTATTACAGAAGTCATCAAGGTGACTGTGGTACTGGCAGTGGTGGGCTCACTCAAGTATTTTGACCTCATCTACGTGATGACCGATGGCGGACCAAATGGCTCCAGCGAAGTGATGGCCTCCTATATGTATCGTCAGGCGTTCCGTAGCTTCGACTTTGGTTACGGCAGTGCTGTAGGGTTCTTCCTGCTCTTGATCTGTCTGCTTGTTACCTGGCTGCTTCGTAAAGCGACAGCATCCAAAGATACGATCCAGTATTCCTGA
- a CDS encoding extracellular solute-binding protein, translating into MRKKTMAILLSWTLVLAVILSGCNSSSSDEEGETGSNGTDGKVTLKFMHLWPAGSSAQQNKLVNDIIKQYQTDHPNVTIKQEVLENEQYKNKLKILSASNELPDVGVTWAAGFLEPYVKGNLFAPVDDLLSDSLGEKFIAGTTEAYAIDGKTYALPIELNISPIYYNKAIFAKYNLQPPATYDEFLSVLKTLTENGEVPIALGNKDRWTGSLWYMYLANRLGGDALEKAINGSGKFDDPALTQAAAEVQKLVDMNAFNKGFNGLSNDEGKSEFMNEKAAMYLMGTWELPNFTTNPDIPQEFKDKIGFFKFPTMEDGKSDINSWVGGPGVGLFVAQNSKVKEEAQKFVQYFVEKWGESSVTEAGVIPATKVDTAAVQLPQLYIDLLNELNQASSLTLFADVQMKPAAAQAHLDMIQALFGKAVTPEDFVKNHQAAIDKGN; encoded by the coding sequence ATGAGAAAAAAGACGATGGCCATTCTTCTGTCATGGACGCTGGTTCTCGCCGTAATTTTATCCGGATGTAACAGTTCAAGTTCGGACGAAGAGGGTGAAACAGGCAGCAACGGCACAGATGGGAAAGTAACCCTCAAATTCATGCACCTCTGGCCAGCAGGCAGCTCCGCACAGCAAAACAAACTGGTCAACGATATCATCAAGCAGTATCAAACGGATCATCCGAATGTAACCATTAAGCAGGAAGTGCTGGAGAATGAACAATATAAGAACAAATTGAAAATCCTGTCGGCATCCAATGAACTTCCCGATGTTGGTGTAACTTGGGCTGCCGGATTTCTGGAGCCTTATGTGAAGGGGAACCTGTTTGCACCGGTCGATGATCTGCTGAGCGACTCGCTGGGCGAGAAATTCATAGCTGGAACAACAGAAGCTTATGCCATAGACGGCAAAACATATGCGCTACCAATCGAGTTGAATATCTCCCCCATTTATTATAACAAAGCCATTTTTGCAAAATATAACTTGCAGCCGCCAGCAACGTACGATGAATTCCTGAGTGTGCTGAAGACACTGACAGAGAACGGTGAGGTGCCGATCGCACTGGGCAATAAAGACCGCTGGACTGGCTCACTCTGGTATATGTATCTGGCGAATCGGTTAGGTGGAGATGCATTGGAAAAGGCCATCAATGGCTCTGGCAAGTTTGACGACCCTGCGCTGACTCAAGCTGCTGCTGAAGTACAAAAGCTGGTGGATATGAATGCTTTCAACAAAGGCTTCAACGGGTTGTCCAACGATGAGGGTAAATCCGAATTCATGAACGAAAAAGCTGCCATGTATCTGATGGGTACCTGGGAACTGCCAAACTTCACGACTAACCCGGACATCCCGCAGGAATTCAAAGACAAGATCGGATTTTTCAAATTCCCAACAATGGAAGATGGCAAGAGCGATATTAACAGCTGGGTAGGTGGTCCAGGCGTAGGGCTGTTCGTGGCCCAGAACTCCAAGGTGAAGGAAGAAGCGCAGAAGTTTGTGCAATACTTTGTGGAAAAATGGGGTGAAAGTTCGGTAACTGAAGCAGGCGTCATCCCGGCAACCAAAGTGGATACGGCGGCAGTACAGTTGCCACAGCTCTATATTGACCTGCTCAACGAATTGAATCAGGCCAGCAGCCTTACGCTTTTTGCAGACGTACAGATGAAACCGGCAGCCGCTCAGGCCCATCTTGACATGATTCAGGCATTGTTTGGCAAAGCGGTAACACCGGAGGACTTTGTGAAGAATCATCAGGCTGCAATTGATAAAGGCAATTGA
- a CDS encoding response regulator, which produces MIHDKTILIVDDEPRTREGIRKTLEGWSAGRNHIQTAESGVEAVEWLKKKPADLLITDVRMPEFSGLSLIEAIQHFSNKPVVLIMSGHADFQYAQQAIKLGVVEYMLKPIDKEQLLQTVEKALKFSEQQRRIQTMQEMVDPKLLDVKERGEQRLNSQISEALTYVDTHLGEHVTMREIADLLHLNSSYFSVLFKEQIGINFSEYLTRKRIQRAKELLVQTTMPISEIAEQVGYQTDKYFITVFKSLEGLSPSKYRHSLSERDNK; this is translated from the coding sequence ATGATTCATGACAAAACAATTCTTATCGTGGATGATGAGCCACGTACAAGAGAGGGTATTCGCAAAACACTGGAAGGATGGTCGGCAGGACGAAATCACATTCAGACTGCAGAAAGTGGCGTCGAGGCCGTGGAATGGCTCAAGAAAAAACCGGCAGATCTGTTAATAACGGATGTTCGCATGCCGGAATTCTCTGGCTTGTCTCTGATTGAAGCTATTCAGCACTTTTCGAACAAGCCTGTTGTCCTGATTATGTCGGGGCATGCCGATTTTCAGTACGCCCAGCAGGCCATTAAGCTGGGTGTTGTGGAGTATATGTTGAAACCGATTGATAAGGAACAGTTGCTGCAGACCGTCGAAAAAGCCCTAAAGTTCAGCGAACAACAGCGACGTATTCAAACGATGCAAGAAATGGTTGACCCCAAGCTGCTGGATGTTAAGGAGCGCGGAGAACAGAGGCTCAATAGCCAGATCAGTGAAGCTTTGACCTATGTGGATACTCATCTGGGTGAACATGTGACCATGCGTGAAATCGCTGATTTACTCCATCTCAACTCCAGTTACTTCAGCGTATTGTTTAAGGAACAGATCGGCATCAATTTTAGTGAATACCTTACCCGCAAACGCATTCAACGCGCGAAGGAGTTGCTTGTGCAGACAACGATGCCAATCTCGGAGATTGCGGAACAGGTGGGTTATCAGACGGATAAGTATTTTATCACGGTATTTAAAAGCCTTGAGGGGCTAAGTCCAAGCAAATATCGGCATTCCCTATCTGAGCGAGATAACAAATAA
- a CDS encoding sensor histidine kinase, producing MHGKKGHFNSLRNQIFIGFVMVMLVVLLLAGISAYDRVADLLKSNAEKHIHQTAVQASGRLDALIAQVNSLTAQVADDSYVQRLLSDEKQGNPATFNQRQALLQIAGSYQSFINGAQSMEIYTTGYNRIFPMDDRSLDLRVERNWINLADEGKGRLVWAGADPEDPGVLLAIRRINLLDHSFEHGGYVVVRMQRSFFQLNDSNGADGSQDSIMLLDGAGEVVTSDLEINLDPKAILDSGSVVQNGEESYIVVRQKSELTGWTLAVLTPLRETTEGVSILRTALLVSGMIGVVLFLIMSFFLSTMITRPLIRLMRAMRSAQPGAMRPNLMVSSTMEINELNDVYNQMVYRQNELTRVVHEKEVMQSRAELKALQSQINPHFLFNTLEAFYWSLEEKGDEEMARMVVAMSRLFRYIISSSQQDEWVTIADELEHAERYLQIMQMRLGERMQWEIQLSDTVRKVAIPKLLIQPLVENAILHGIESKLGPGKISIHVDALTEKNLVRIKVRDDGPGMDELRLQSVIHTLHGGPAVSKKGTGVGLINVHRRLMLYFGSQLGERCKLSITSKVEEGTVICFEIPMGTEGAYDS from the coding sequence TTGCACGGGAAAAAAGGACATTTTAACTCACTTCGGAATCAGATTTTCATTGGTTTTGTTATGGTGATGCTTGTTGTTCTGCTGCTCGCAGGTATATCGGCTTATGATCGGGTAGCTGACCTGCTGAAAAGCAATGCGGAGAAACATATTCACCAAACCGCCGTCCAAGCCAGTGGCAGATTGGATGCACTCATTGCACAAGTGAATTCGCTGACCGCCCAGGTGGCGGATGATTCATACGTGCAGCGTCTGCTCAGCGATGAGAAACAAGGCAACCCGGCGACCTTTAATCAGCGCCAAGCTCTCTTGCAGATTGCAGGCAGTTACCAGTCTTTCATTAATGGCGCGCAGAGTATGGAGATATACACTACGGGTTATAACCGCATCTTTCCGATGGATGACCGATCCCTCGATCTCAGAGTGGAGCGCAACTGGATCAACCTGGCGGATGAAGGAAAAGGCAGACTGGTATGGGCAGGCGCTGACCCTGAAGATCCGGGTGTGCTCCTGGCTATTCGGCGGATTAACCTACTGGATCATTCTTTCGAACACGGAGGTTATGTGGTGGTGCGGATGCAGCGTAGTTTTTTTCAACTCAATGATTCGAATGGGGCAGATGGTTCGCAGGACTCTATCATGCTCTTGGATGGGGCAGGCGAAGTGGTGACTTCTGATCTGGAGATTAATCTCGATCCCAAAGCCATATTGGACAGCGGATCAGTCGTGCAGAACGGGGAGGAATCCTATATCGTCGTCCGGCAAAAATCGGAGTTAACGGGCTGGACACTTGCTGTCCTGACCCCGCTGCGGGAGACAACGGAAGGTGTATCCATCCTGAGAACGGCGCTGCTCGTCTCGGGAATGATTGGTGTTGTTCTATTCCTTATCATGTCCTTCTTTCTTTCAACGATGATTACACGTCCGCTCATCCGCCTGATGCGGGCCATGCGTAGTGCACAGCCAGGAGCAATGAGACCTAATCTAATGGTCAGCTCTACGATGGAGATCAACGAACTCAACGACGTGTATAACCAGATGGTCTACAGGCAGAACGAATTGACCCGTGTGGTTCATGAGAAGGAAGTCATGCAGTCCCGGGCCGAGCTGAAGGCGTTGCAGTCTCAGATTAATCCCCATTTTCTATTCAACACCCTAGAAGCCTTCTATTGGTCCCTTGAGGAGAAGGGAGACGAGGAGATGGCACGTATGGTTGTGGCGATGTCCCGATTATTTCGCTACATCATCTCCAGTTCGCAGCAGGATGAATGGGTTACGATTGCTGACGAGCTGGAACACGCTGAGCGTTATCTTCAAATTATGCAGATGCGGTTGGGAGAGAGAATGCAATGGGAGATTCAGCTGAGTGATACGGTGCGTAAGGTCGCAATACCGAAACTTCTTATACAGCCCTTGGTCGAAAATGCGATTCTTCATGGGATTGAAAGTAAACTGGGACCGGGAAAAATAAGCATCCATGTGGATGCTTTGACCGAGAAAAATCTGGTTCGCATTAAGGTTCGGGATGATGGTCCCGGTATGGATGAATTACGGCTTCAATCTGTCATTCATACTTTACATGGCGGGCCGGCTGTGTCCAAGAAGGGGACAGGTGTAGGTCTAATCAACGTACATCGGCGACTGATGCTTTACTTTGGCAGCCAACTTGGTGAACGTTGTAAGCTTTCCATAACAAGTAAGGTTGAGGAAGGAACTGTCATTTGCTTTGAGATTCCCATGGGAACGGAGGGTGCATATGATTCATGA
- a CDS encoding carbohydrate ABC transporter permease yields the protein MRSRTRINWLVMLLVVLGTLFILFPLYMTVTIALKNPEQMAQSVFAIPTTLHWENFARAIDMTNFFQSFRNSAIVTASTVLLTLLSNSMVAYAIARNMEKRKFFKGLYYYFVSAMFIPFPIIMLPIVKLTASLEMTNLVGLILLHTVYGLAFNVFVYVGYIRSIPVALEEAAFVDGATTWGTFWKIIFPLMAPISATVGILTCLSTYNDFLLPLIIISDPGQYTLPLVQYVFQGQFNTEFNLAFASYLLALLPMIIIYLFAQKWIINGVTQGSVK from the coding sequence ATGAGAAGCCGTACACGAATTAATTGGCTCGTTATGCTGCTTGTTGTGCTGGGTACCCTGTTTATCCTGTTCCCATTGTATATGACCGTTACAATAGCTTTGAAAAATCCGGAACAGATGGCCCAATCGGTCTTTGCCATTCCGACGACACTTCACTGGGAGAATTTCGCGAGGGCCATCGACATGACAAACTTCTTCCAATCGTTCCGTAACAGTGCAATCGTTACCGCATCAACTGTGCTCTTGACGTTGCTCAGTAACTCGATGGTGGCCTATGCGATTGCACGGAATATGGAGAAACGCAAGTTTTTCAAAGGACTATATTATTACTTCGTCAGCGCGATGTTCATTCCATTCCCAATCATCATGCTGCCGATTGTTAAGCTGACCGCATCGCTGGAGATGACAAATCTGGTAGGTCTGATCCTGCTTCACACGGTATATGGTCTGGCATTCAACGTATTTGTGTATGTTGGATACATTCGGTCCATTCCGGTAGCGCTGGAGGAAGCGGCGTTTGTGGATGGGGCGACAACTTGGGGCACGTTCTGGAAAATCATTTTCCCGCTCATGGCGCCAATCAGTGCCACGGTTGGTATTCTGACTTGCCTGTCCACGTACAATGACTTCTTGCTGCCACTCATTATTATCAGTGATCCGGGACAGTACACGCTGCCGCTGGTACAGTATGTATTCCAAGGACAGTTCAATACCGAATTTAACCTTGCGTTTGCATCCTACCTGCTCGCGTTGCTGCCGATGATTATCATCTACCTGTTTGCACAGAAGTGGATCATCAACGGGGTTACACAAGGGTCTGTAAAATAA
- a CDS encoding sugar ABC transporter permease, whose amino-acid sequence MNKRIAPYYWMTVPAVVLFFVFMTLPALQGIYYSFTNYNGFGKEYDFVGFKNYFNLFQDDNVGNAYWFTFKFAIVVTILTNILSLLIALGLNAKIKFRNFFRGIYFLPNILSVLIVGYIFNYLFSNVFPIWGQNLGINALSTNILGSESLAWIGIVIVAVWQSVALNTILYLAGLQTIPTTLYEASNLDGAGKWREFWSITFPLIAPFFTINMVLAMKNSLMVFDQIVALTNGGPGRATQSISHLIYTGGFEGGEYAYQSANSVIYFIVIAVISILQIRFLQRREMDL is encoded by the coding sequence ATGAACAAGCGTATCGCACCCTATTACTGGATGACGGTTCCGGCGGTTGTATTGTTCTTTGTATTTATGACGCTGCCGGCCCTCCAGGGCATCTATTATTCATTTACGAATTACAACGGATTCGGGAAAGAGTATGATTTTGTTGGCTTCAAAAACTATTTCAACCTGTTCCAAGATGACAATGTAGGCAACGCCTACTGGTTTACGTTCAAGTTCGCGATCGTGGTGACGATCCTGACCAATATCCTGAGCCTGCTCATTGCACTTGGGCTGAATGCCAAGATCAAGTTCCGTAACTTTTTCCGCGGCATCTACTTCCTGCCCAATATTCTGAGTGTACTGATCGTAGGTTACATATTTAACTACCTGTTCTCCAACGTATTCCCGATCTGGGGACAAAATCTGGGCATCAATGCGCTATCCACCAACATTCTCGGTAGCGAGAGTCTGGCTTGGATTGGTATCGTCATTGTTGCAGTATGGCAATCCGTGGCCCTGAATACGATTCTGTATTTGGCTGGTCTGCAAACGATACCAACAACACTGTACGAGGCATCCAACCTTGACGGCGCAGGCAAATGGCGTGAATTCTGGAGCATTACTTTCCCGCTTATTGCCCCGTTTTTCACCATTAATATGGTGCTGGCGATGAAAAATTCACTTATGGTCTTCGACCAAATCGTAGCCTTGACCAACGGTGGTCCCGGGCGGGCGACGCAGTCCATCTCCCACTTGATCTACACCGGCGGATTTGAAGGCGGCGAATATGCATATCAATCTGCGAACTCGGTTATTTACTTCATCGTTATTGCGGTGATTTCAATTCTGCAAATCCGGTTCCTGCAAAGAAGGGAGATGGATCTGTAA